In Gambusia affinis linkage group LG08, SWU_Gaff_1.0, whole genome shotgun sequence, a single window of DNA contains:
- the LOC122835338 gene encoding charged multivesicular body protein 4b-like: MDLDLLCAKKHCGPNRRAALHALRRKRWYEKHQRYVDHAVKATRSASKNKEMTEVSNMIKGIKLEDDMTEASGNLYKSASQELEQVEFVEDELLAELERLKKALDESLLEASRKEDKVHPSPVTSSASPSRPGAMEEDEVENEVEDGAQDGTEDEDEDDDEEDLEYLRRWASESL, translated from the exons ATGGACCTCGATCTCTTGTGTGCCAAGAAACACTGTGGACCAAATAGAAGAG CTGCTCTGCATGCTCTGAGAAGGAAGAGGTGGTATGAGAAACATCAGCGGTATGTTGACCATGCTGTTAAGGCCACAAGATCTGCTTCCAAAAAcaa GGAAATGACTGAAGTGAGCAACATGATAAAGGGCATCAAACTGGAAGATGATATGACCGAGGCGTCAGGCAACCTCTACAAGTCTGCAAGCCAGGAGTTGGAGCAGGTCGAATTTGTTGAG GATGAGCTGCTGGCAGAGCTGGAGAGACTTAAAAAAGCTCTGGATGAGAGCCTCTTGGAGGCCAGCAGAAAAGAGGATAAAGTCCATCCCTCTCCAGTGACGTCCTCGGCTTCACCGTCTCGTCctg gTGCCATGGAAGAAGATGAGGTAGAAAACGAGGTTGAGGATGGGGCTCAAGACGGGACTGAAGACGAGGACgaggatgatgatgaagaggacTTGGAGTATCTTCGCCGTTGGGCCAGTGAATCCTTGTAA